The Alteromonas gilva genome has a window encoding:
- a CDS encoding GGDEF domain-containing protein, whose amino-acid sequence MALPIATSVATAFIVNLLVCIYFYAMYKKQNGHCSYLHWSRSCGLFASGILLCVVAHQYNNFQVLNALSCFLLYGSTYGLFFGLNLFELTRHSSKLFQKAQILFFAGAGAILITSFYGQLVNAVASVFMAIMFLVTEGYFHDRKSPYQTAYNAMRAVLLLHSFIMFLQGAVLFAKTFSGHDNATNQLFEAALLSHLILVIVTALLLPVLHLLRQRRYWREKADTDDLTLLLSRRAFIQRAYLSLADRNIPSHSLLMVDIDHFKNINDKYGHPLGDKVLKQVASVMTKVIRQSDIIGRLGGEEFVILMPGASSDEALRVAERLRHAISKVVITEHSESVTTTVSIGISASSELLDTWDLLLENADQALYNAKRQGRNMVCKFDSPQPFLGT is encoded by the coding sequence ATGGCGCTACCAATAGCGACCAGTGTTGCCACGGCCTTTATTGTCAACTTGCTGGTTTGTATTTATTTTTATGCCATGTATAAGAAGCAAAATGGTCATTGCTCTTATCTGCACTGGTCAAGATCCTGCGGGCTGTTTGCCAGCGGGATACTCTTGTGTGTGGTTGCGCACCAGTACAATAATTTCCAGGTGCTCAATGCGTTATCATGTTTTCTTCTGTATGGGTCGACCTACGGCTTATTTTTTGGGCTTAACTTATTTGAGTTGACGCGTCATTCCTCAAAACTGTTTCAAAAAGCGCAAATACTGTTCTTCGCGGGCGCGGGCGCTATCCTCATTACCAGCTTTTATGGACAGCTCGTTAACGCTGTGGCGTCGGTATTCATGGCGATCATGTTTTTGGTAACAGAAGGGTATTTCCACGATCGCAAGTCGCCTTATCAAACTGCTTACAACGCCATGCGTGCGGTGCTATTACTACATTCTTTTATCATGTTTCTGCAAGGTGCTGTGCTTTTCGCGAAGACTTTTTCAGGTCACGACAACGCCACGAATCAGTTATTTGAAGCCGCATTGCTGTCACATTTGATACTGGTGATTGTTACTGCATTATTGTTACCGGTATTACATCTGTTGCGTCAACGCCGCTACTGGCGGGAAAAAGCGGATACAGATGATCTGACGCTCTTACTGAGTCGGCGAGCGTTTATCCAGAGAGCCTATTTGTCGCTGGCCGATCGCAACATACCCAGCCATTCATTGCTGATGGTGGATATCGATCATTTTAAAAACATCAATGACAAATATGGTCACCCCCTGGGTGACAAAGTGCTGAAACAAGTTGCCAGTGTTATGACAAAAGTGATTAGACAGTCGGATATCATTGGCCGACTGGGAGGCGAGGAGTTTGTTATTCTTATGCCCGGCGCGTCTTCAGATGAGGCCCTTCGAGTGGCTGAGCGCTTACGGCATGCGATATCAAAAGTTGTCATTACCGAGCACAGTGAGTCAGTGACCACTACCGTTAGTATTGGCATCTCTGCCTCATCGGAATTGCTGGATACCTGGGATTTATTACTGGAAAATGCTGATCAGGCGCTGTATAACGCCAAGCGACAGGGGCGCAATATGGTGTGTAAATTTGACTCTCCACAGCCCTTTCTGGGTACCTGA
- a CDS encoding MmcQ/YjbR family DNA-binding protein produces MNHQQFNAYCASFSATTHVVQWGNSDVWKVGGKVFAIGSLSKSQSPAYTFKTSALNFEFLLNAPGYIPAPYLASRGLKWIQQVDTAGHLDDDLKYYIAESYRIVSSGLSKRQRVELGIAT; encoded by the coding sequence ATGAATCACCAACAGTTTAATGCTTACTGCGCGAGCTTTTCAGCGACGACTCATGTAGTGCAGTGGGGAAATTCTGATGTGTGGAAAGTGGGCGGAAAAGTCTTTGCTATTGGTAGTCTGAGTAAAAGTCAGTCGCCTGCGTATACCTTCAAAACCTCTGCTTTGAACTTTGAGTTTTTACTTAACGCCCCGGGCTATATTCCGGCCCCCTATCTGGCCAGCAGGGGGCTGAAATGGATTCAACAGGTGGATACCGCTGGCCATCTGGATGATGATCTTAAGTATTACATCGCAGAATCTTACCGCATTGTGTCCTCTGGCCTGAGTAAACGCCAACGCGTTGAACTGGGGATTGCAACTTAA
- a CDS encoding alpha/beta hydrolase, which yields MRSIYVLIAFLLFYLTSIGRPLAANIENETPMIFTANNGTQVDAYQGQLMVKENRDNPSSRHIRINYVRFPATRDNAGPPIIYLAGGPGGSGIRTAQGRRFELFMAMREFGDVIALDQRGTGQSQKPEQCMATNQPDISRLYDEASWRLLYREAVRQCFVHWQQQGIDIYGYNTTQNALDINDLRLHLGAEKVSLWGISYGSHLALAAVKEFAEHIDKLVLASVEGLSQTVKLPARTDAYFQRVQDVLNAQALGEQVPDLLKLMRRVHQTLNDAPLELTLTRQDGTAVSVPVNATHLQRTASFMIADPGPYLATLIQLYQSLGHGDSRMLQGLLQQFGYADRPLMFDLMPTAMDISSGISAQRLAMVEQQANDAVLGLQLNFPMPLLANLDPRMDLGEHFRRIPQSDIPVLVLSGTLDGRTYPTSQREALRGMSAAQFVTVANAGHNLFMSSPAVTQTIQAFMRSKPLSSSVIQLPLPALAMPAR from the coding sequence ATGCGAAGCATTTACGTATTAATAGCATTTTTACTTTTTTATCTAACCAGCATTGGCCGCCCACTGGCCGCCAATATTGAAAATGAAACCCCGATGATCTTTACCGCAAATAACGGTACACAAGTGGATGCCTACCAGGGGCAGCTAATGGTAAAGGAAAATCGCGACAATCCCTCATCGCGGCATATTCGGATTAACTATGTCCGTTTTCCTGCAACCAGGGACAACGCCGGACCACCGATAATTTATCTCGCCGGGGGGCCAGGGGGCTCGGGTATTCGCACCGCACAAGGCCGGCGCTTTGAACTGTTTATGGCGATGCGTGAATTTGGTGACGTGATCGCCCTGGATCAACGTGGTACCGGTCAGTCACAAAAGCCTGAGCAATGCATGGCTACCAACCAACCAGACATATCCCGGTTGTATGACGAAGCCAGCTGGCGATTGCTTTATCGCGAAGCGGTGCGACAATGCTTTGTACACTGGCAACAACAAGGCATCGATATTTATGGCTACAATACCACCCAGAATGCCCTCGATATTAACGATCTGCGCCTTCATTTGGGTGCTGAGAAAGTCTCGTTGTGGGGGATATCCTATGGCTCCCACTTAGCCCTCGCAGCAGTAAAGGAATTTGCTGAGCATATTGATAAACTGGTGTTGGCCAGCGTCGAAGGACTGTCTCAAACGGTAAAGTTACCCGCTCGCACAGATGCCTATTTTCAGCGCGTACAGGATGTCCTCAATGCCCAGGCTCTGGGAGAACAGGTTCCTGATTTACTTAAATTAATGCGCCGTGTACATCAGACTCTTAATGATGCTCCCCTAGAACTGACGCTTACCCGCCAGGACGGCACTGCTGTCTCTGTGCCGGTCAATGCCACTCACCTGCAACGCACGGCCAGTTTTATGATTGCCGATCCGGGGCCATATCTGGCAACATTGATACAGCTATACCAATCGCTTGGCCATGGCGACTCAAGGATGCTACAGGGTCTGTTGCAACAATTTGGCTACGCTGACCGCCCCTTAATGTTTGATCTGATGCCAACGGCTATGGATATTTCATCGGGTATTTCCGCTCAGCGTCTTGCCATGGTAGAACAACAGGCTAACGATGCCGTGCTTGGGTTACAGCTTAATTTTCCGATGCCACTGTTGGCCAACCTGGACCCCAGAATGGATCTGGGTGAGCACTTTCGCCGCATTCCGCAAAGCGATATACCAGTACTGGTTTTATCTGGCACACTTGATGGCCGTACCTATCCCACGTCGCAGCGAGAAGCCTTGCGTGGCATGTCGGCGGCGCAGTTTGTTACGGTTGCAAACGCGGGTCATAATTTGTTTATGAGTTCACCCGCTGTTACCCAAACAATTCAGGCGTTTATGCGCAGTAAGCCGCTTAGCAGTTCGGTGATACAACTCCCGCTGCCCGCTCTGGCAATGCCTGCTCGCTGA
- a CDS encoding LytR/AlgR family response regulator transcription factor has protein sequence MAGSLITLASVIVVPGFDLKTTVGLSLPVSMSLYLTARRWLKDRPKTAGTWTLVQSLFVCSALLARSAFHDTVYFLLLAGLLIYLFFQQAALMRQQMRKSEEDRQVITKLEYRLAETQQRKSPTKLEISTNGKTEFVRSEQLAFCQAAGDYVELNLLDGSQKLFTGTLRQLESLLPETFVRVHRSYMVNLDKVAALSAQSETTTAMLKLENAQTVPVSRRLLPVVRATLKAR, from the coding sequence GTGGCCGGTTCACTCATCACGCTGGCCAGTGTAATTGTGGTGCCGGGATTTGATTTGAAAACCACAGTGGGATTGAGCCTGCCGGTCAGCATGAGTTTATATTTAACCGCACGTCGCTGGTTAAAAGACCGGCCAAAAACTGCTGGTACCTGGACACTGGTGCAAAGCCTGTTTGTCTGTTCTGCTCTGCTAGCCAGATCGGCGTTTCATGACACGGTGTACTTTTTGCTGCTGGCGGGTTTGCTGATTTATTTGTTTTTTCAACAAGCCGCGCTTATGCGACAGCAAATGCGTAAAAGTGAGGAAGACCGCCAGGTTATAACCAAACTGGAGTATCGTCTGGCTGAGACGCAACAGAGAAAAAGTCCAACGAAGTTAGAAATTAGCACTAACGGTAAAACCGAATTCGTGCGCAGTGAACAACTCGCATTTTGTCAGGCCGCTGGCGACTATGTTGAGCTCAACCTGTTGGATGGCAGTCAGAAACTGTTTACCGGGACACTCAGGCAACTCGAGTCATTGTTGCCCGAAACCTTTGTGCGTGTTCATCGCTCGTATATGGTGAACCTGGACAAAGTGGCAGCATTATCTGCCCAGTCCGAGACCACCACCGCTATGCTGAAGCTCGAAAACGCACAGACTGTGCCGGTAAGCCGGCGGCTGTTACCTGTGGTACGAGCAACCCTGAAAGCACGTTAG
- a CDS encoding TonB-dependent receptor domain-containing protein — MISRYAYSCLAIAIQFGLAQNAVATAVPGNDDIEHLVVTATGFEQKITEAPASISVITAEDLKTRSFTSLLDAVKYQEGIDIGTSRDKTGQGSVSMRGLTGEYTLLLIDGRRQNNHGNIYPNNFGGNAFNHMPPLDTIERIEVIRGPASTLYGADALGGVINVITKKHRSEWGGNISFGRSVQTNDDFGNDITTDFSVTGPLIDNVLSLGIRGSLYEQQASTPQLAPAVDPNGVVHVRSLGFGSGGRTVDNNSEHYGFSLNYTPAKGHEIAFDYDDSHQEYDNTPEYNLETGEIVYPLGTRDSIESLWQARRGQVNPRAGYAAEQQFDRQWWSVAYDGQWSFGTVATSLAYVDTQNNGRTLPLSVAERLLLQAMYDGTGEYADMSEDERRDLAEQTFLPRPARPLDSSQYTFDLRFDIPVEDFAGDHNIVLGAQVIDGELKDGVFGLESGQAGAVQEQNMYSLFAEDNWGILDNMTLTAGFRYDDHEVFGSQTSPRIYAVYNLSDYWTVKGGVSTGYKTPQTTDLYDGIIGFGGQGTSPFAGNPELQPETSVNSEIALYWSRGEHNFNITYFSTEFEDKIARGDTVQSCNTTGGVRPCVNLGEYDELGYDTYSQSINIDKVELQGIEMAGRYALTTDWSVYANYTWTDSEQKSGANAGLPLTNTAEHMANVNITWDISADLNVYLQGEFRSDRYRGYDSVLERELYFKNYSLLNLGARWTLNDYVVVNLRINNLLDRDFTTYSVTYDDLNDDGQFEYLTGRGVTSEVNFTDDYNVKDKARNLWAGVTVSF; from the coding sequence ATGATTTCTCGTTACGCATACTCTTGTCTGGCAATAGCAATCCAGTTTGGTTTAGCGCAAAACGCTGTCGCAACAGCCGTGCCTGGTAATGATGACATTGAGCACCTGGTTGTTACCGCTACGGGGTTTGAACAAAAAATTACCGAGGCACCGGCCAGTATCTCGGTGATCACAGCCGAAGACTTAAAAACCCGCTCGTTTACCTCACTGCTCGATGCCGTGAAATATCAGGAAGGCATTGATATCGGCACCTCACGCGATAAAACCGGCCAGGGGAGCGTGAGTATGCGTGGGCTAACGGGGGAGTACACGCTGCTACTGATAGACGGTCGCCGGCAAAACAATCATGGTAATATTTACCCGAATAACTTTGGTGGTAATGCCTTTAATCACATGCCGCCGCTCGATACCATCGAACGCATCGAAGTCATCCGTGGCCCGGCATCAACCTTGTACGGTGCCGATGCGCTGGGCGGGGTAATTAACGTCATCACTAAAAAGCATCGCAGCGAATGGGGCGGCAATATCAGCTTTGGTCGCAGTGTTCAAACCAACGATGATTTTGGTAACGACATTACCACCGACTTCTCAGTGACCGGCCCGTTAATCGATAACGTATTAAGCTTAGGTATTCGCGGTAGCCTCTACGAGCAGCAGGCGTCCACGCCGCAGCTGGCACCTGCGGTCGATCCCAATGGCGTTGTGCATGTGCGCTCGCTGGGGTTTGGAAGTGGTGGACGCACCGTCGATAACAACAGTGAACACTATGGTTTCAGCCTTAACTATACACCAGCTAAAGGCCATGAGATTGCCTTTGACTACGATGACTCACACCAGGAATACGACAACACCCCTGAGTATAATCTTGAAACCGGTGAAATCGTTTATCCGCTCGGCACGCGTGACAGTATCGAAAGTTTATGGCAGGCACGCCGGGGCCAGGTTAACCCGCGGGCGGGGTACGCTGCCGAGCAACAATTTGACCGCCAGTGGTGGTCGGTGGCTTACGACGGGCAATGGAGCTTTGGTACCGTGGCGACGTCATTGGCCTACGTCGATACCCAGAACAATGGTCGAACGCTGCCACTGAGCGTTGCTGAGCGGTTATTATTACAAGCAATGTATGATGGCACCGGTGAGTACGCGGATATGAGTGAAGACGAACGTCGCGATTTGGCCGAGCAAACCTTTTTGCCGCGCCCGGCGCGTCCCCTTGATAGCAGTCAGTATACCTTTGATCTACGCTTTGATATTCCGGTCGAAGATTTCGCAGGCGATCACAATATTGTGCTCGGCGCACAGGTTATCGATGGTGAGCTAAAAGACGGTGTGTTTGGTCTGGAATCAGGACAGGCCGGTGCAGTGCAGGAGCAGAATATGTACTCACTGTTTGCCGAAGACAACTGGGGCATACTGGATAATATGACCCTGACTGCCGGCTTTCGCTATGACGACCATGAAGTGTTTGGCAGCCAAACCTCGCCGCGTATTTATGCGGTGTACAACCTGAGCGACTACTGGACGGTTAAAGGTGGGGTAAGTACCGGCTATAAAACCCCGCAAACTACCGATCTGTATGATGGCATTATCGGTTTTGGTGGCCAGGGCACCAGCCCGTTTGCCGGTAATCCCGAGTTGCAGCCTGAAACCAGCGTCAACTCAGAGATTGCGCTGTACTGGAGCCGCGGTGAGCACAACTTTAACATTACCTACTTCAGTACTGAGTTTGAAGATAAGATTGCGCGGGGCGATACGGTACAAAGCTGTAACACCACCGGTGGTGTGCGCCCTTGTGTTAACTTAGGTGAGTACGACGAACTTGGCTACGATACTTACAGCCAGAGCATTAATATTGATAAAGTCGAACTGCAGGGCATTGAGATGGCCGGTCGCTATGCGTTAACAACTGACTGGTCGGTGTATGCTAACTATACTTGGACTGACAGCGAGCAAAAAAGTGGTGCCAACGCCGGCTTGCCGTTAACCAATACGGCTGAACATATGGCGAACGTTAACATTACCTGGGATATCAGCGCCGATCTGAACGTGTACCTGCAAGGTGAGTTTCGTTCGGACAGATATCGTGGCTATGACTCAGTGTTAGAGCGCGAGCTGTATTTTAAAAATTACTCGCTGCTTAATTTGGGCGCACGCTGGACACTCAACGATTACGTTGTGGTTAACTTACGCATCAACAACCTGCTTGACCGCGACTTTACGACGTACTCGGTAACCTATGACGATCTCAATGATGATGGTCAGTTTGAGTATTTAACGGGCCGTGGGGTAACCAGCGAAGTGAACTTTACCGATGATTACAATGTTAAGGATAAAGCCCGTAACTTATGGGCGGGCGTAACCGTCAGTTTTTAA
- a CDS encoding LysR family transcriptional regulator, translating into MIERFHLAVLTAIEQQGTLTQAAESLHLSQSALSHSMKKLEQQLGTPLWEKDGRKLRLTRAGKQILLLAKRILPQFEHTEALLKQIAKGQLGTLRIGMECHPCYQWLLKVVAPYLERWPNVDVDVKQAFQFGGMRALFDYDIDMLITPDPLFISGVEFIPVFAYEHRLVVAADHPLATRAHITPADLADEILITYPVEPQRLDVFSQFLSPAGCGVKQHKRIEATEIMLQMVTAGRGVAALPGWLIEQHAQQMPLTSLRFGEQGIMKQIHVGIRNGDTKIEYISDFIRLAKQTDANYG; encoded by the coding sequence ATGATTGAACGCTTTCACCTCGCCGTACTAACGGCAATTGAACAACAGGGCACGCTGACGCAGGCGGCGGAATCCCTGCACCTCAGTCAGTCAGCACTCAGCCACAGCATGAAAAAACTGGAGCAGCAATTAGGTACGCCGCTGTGGGAAAAGGATGGCCGAAAACTGCGCTTAACCCGCGCAGGCAAGCAAATTTTGTTGCTCGCTAAGCGCATATTGCCGCAGTTTGAACACACCGAAGCACTGCTTAAACAAATTGCCAAAGGCCAATTAGGCACGTTACGCATTGGCATGGAGTGCCACCCTTGCTATCAATGGTTACTCAAGGTTGTGGCCCCTTATTTAGAGCGCTGGCCGAATGTCGATGTTGATGTTAAACAGGCATTTCAGTTTGGCGGCATGCGCGCTTTGTTCGATTACGATATTGATATGCTCATCACGCCCGACCCACTGTTTATTAGCGGCGTAGAGTTTATTCCGGTATTTGCTTACGAGCACCGTCTGGTGGTAGCCGCTGACCACCCGCTGGCAACGCGCGCGCACATTACGCCTGCCGATTTGGCCGATGAAATACTTATTACCTATCCGGTTGAACCCCAGCGACTCGATGTGTTCAGTCAGTTTTTATCTCCGGCGGGCTGTGGTGTTAAGCAACACAAGCGTATTGAAGCCACCGAGATAATGCTGCAAATGGTAACAGCAGGTCGTGGTGTCGCTGCGCTGCCTGGTTGGTTGATTGAGCAACATGCACAACAGATGCCCCTCACCAGCCTGCGTTTTGGCGAACAGGGCATCATGAAGCAAATTCACGTTGGCATTCGTAACGGTGATACCAAAATAGAATACATTAGCGACTTTATAAGGCTAGCCAAGCAAACCGATGCCAATTACGGTTAA
- the cspE gene encoding transcription antiterminator/RNA stability regulator CspE yields MSKTTGTVKWFDEAKGFGFITQENGGKDVFVHFRAIKSDGFRSLNEGQAVEFVVEQGNKGPQAADVVVL; encoded by the coding sequence ATGTCTAAGACGACTGGTACAGTAAAATGGTTTGACGAAGCAAAAGGTTTTGGTTTTATTACACAGGAAAATGGCGGCAAAGACGTATTTGTACATTTCCGTGCGATTAAATCTGACGGTTTCCGTTCTTTGAACGAAGGTCAAGCCGTGGAATTTGTTGTAGAACAAGGCAACAAAGGCCCTCAGGCTGCTGACGTAGTAGTACTGTAA
- a CDS encoding DEAD/DEAH box helicase, with translation MSFSQLGLCAPLLKAVTEKGYSEPSPIQQEAIPAILTGKDVLAAAQTGTGKTAGFALPVLQRLAAGPKAQSNSIRALILTPTRELAAQVEANVREYKTHLHLKSAVVFGGVGINPQMRALRSGVDVLVATPGRLLDLYQQNAVKFNQLEILVLDEADRMLDMGFIHDIKRILKLLPKQRQSLLFSATFSPTVTELAESITNNPLKLSTAPANTAVEIIEQHLVAVDKSRKIPALISLIKQQNWKQVLVFSRTKHGANRITTKLCAAGIPSAAIHGNKSQGARTKALKEFKDGTIDVMVATDIAARGIDISALPVVINLDLPNTPADYVHRIGRTGRAGASGQAWSLVSADELDQLKDIERLTQQLIPRQDLAGFEPSQKLAETTLQAPKKIKKPKKPKAAQAERGAPRAAGGPSHNADKPRQQRRRRVHTGQSKGNIAIA, from the coding sequence ATGTCATTTAGCCAACTTGGGCTTTGCGCACCACTTCTTAAAGCTGTTACCGAAAAAGGTTACAGTGAACCTTCACCTATACAGCAAGAAGCGATTCCCGCAATCCTGACCGGTAAAGATGTCCTGGCGGCCGCGCAAACCGGTACCGGTAAAACCGCAGGCTTTGCCTTACCTGTATTGCAGCGTTTAGCGGCAGGGCCAAAAGCTCAGTCAAACTCAATTCGAGCGTTGATTTTAACCCCCACCCGTGAGCTTGCTGCGCAAGTAGAAGCGAACGTGCGTGAATACAAAACCCATCTGCATTTAAAAAGCGCAGTGGTATTTGGTGGCGTGGGCATTAACCCACAAATGCGTGCATTACGTTCAGGCGTTGATGTGCTGGTAGCCACACCCGGTCGTTTGCTCGATTTATATCAGCAAAATGCCGTTAAGTTTAACCAACTTGAAATTTTAGTGCTGGATGAAGCGGACCGTATGCTGGATATGGGCTTTATTCACGACATTAAACGTATTTTAAAACTGTTGCCTAAACAGCGACAGTCGCTGCTCTTTTCTGCCACGTTTTCACCGACGGTGACTGAATTAGCAGAGAGCATCACCAATAACCCGTTAAAGCTCTCTACTGCACCGGCCAATACGGCAGTAGAAATCATTGAGCAGCATTTAGTTGCGGTAGATAAGTCGCGTAAAATCCCCGCGCTTATCAGTCTGATTAAACAGCAGAACTGGAAACAGGTACTGGTATTTAGCCGCACTAAACATGGCGCTAACCGGATTACCACCAAGCTGTGCGCTGCCGGTATTCCCAGCGCCGCGATTCATGGTAATAAAAGCCAGGGCGCGAGAACGAAAGCCCTTAAAGAATTTAAAGACGGTACTATCGATGTGATGGTGGCGACCGATATCGCCGCCCGTGGTATCGATATCAGCGCTTTACCGGTCGTGATTAATCTGGACCTGCCGAATACGCCGGCTGATTATGTTCACCGTATCGGTCGTACCGGACGTGCCGGCGCAAGCGGTCAGGCATGGTCACTGGTGAGTGCTGATGAATTGGATCAGTTAAAAGATATCGAGCGATTAACCCAGCAACTGATTCCGCGTCAGGACTTGGCGGGCTTTGAGCCAAGCCAAAAATTGGCCGAAACCACGCTGCAGGCACCGAAGAAAATTAAAAAGCCTAAGAAGCCAAAAGCTGCGCAAGCTGAGCGCGGCGCGCCAAGAGCGGCTGGCGGGCCATCGCATAATGCGGATAAGCCTCGTCAACAGCGTCGTCGCCGGGTGCATACTGGTCAGTCTAAAGGCAATATCGCCATTGCATAA
- a CDS encoding fibronectin type III domain-containing protein codes for MSRRHCANQYVPRLLCFAFLTFLSTLLDPDPEPQPDALAAPGNLTVSQSGSTVTLSWTDNSTSELGFYVERGLKQKGQVSFQRIAVAGADTTFTTDNADALASGNYSYRVQAYNNAEVSGYSNTVSVRLK; via the coding sequence ATGTCACGCCGTCATTGCGCTAATCAATACGTGCCCCGACTGTTATGTTTCGCTTTTTTAACATTTCTCAGTACACTGCTTGATCCTGACCCGGAACCGCAACCTGATGCGCTAGCAGCCCCGGGGAATTTAACAGTCAGCCAAAGCGGCAGTACGGTTACCCTCAGTTGGACGGATAACAGCACCAGTGAATTAGGCTTTTATGTGGAACGTGGCCTAAAGCAAAAAGGTCAGGTGTCGTTTCAACGTATCGCCGTGGCAGGGGCGGATACGACCTTTACAACCGATAACGCTGATGCACTGGCAAGCGGCAACTACTCTTATCGGGTACAGGCGTATAACAATGCTGAAGTATCAGGCTATAGCAACACAGTGAGCGTGAGACTGAAGTAG
- a CDS encoding DUF4397 domain-containing protein: MKRISSLLAAVSLPLFLTGCLFDNDDDAPTVEPPPPPEFANVRVIHAASDAPLVNITANDAILNGLESVDYQVASSRFEVETGTYDIGVTAILPGENAEVLQADVTLEADMNYDVFAVGSVADDSLMLLPVTSEETAVEAGNAQVQIVHAASDAPTVDIYVTAPGAALADEQPLATAAFMDATGLVQVPAGDYQIRITPAGSTDVVFDSGTVALADGADLLVAATNNVGSGDSPVTLLVADGTSAVKLWDADATADIRVVHGISDAPAVDVIANNAVTLVDALAFPAATGYLSVAPDDYLVDVVADADNSVVAIDDAAITLETGMSYTAIANNTLAAPELDLLADMPRRVATEARVRIVHASPDAGSVDIYVTADGNIDSVDPAFAGVDYTTDALAETGYVGLAAGEYVVTVTAAGTKQPAIETGLLMLEAGSLYTAIAVNGSMEAAPPQLILMDDF; this comes from the coding sequence ATGAAGAGGATCAGTTCACTCCTTGCAGCAGTAAGTTTACCATTATTTTTAACCGGTTGTCTGTTCGATAATGACGACGATGCACCAACGGTCGAACCGCCACCACCACCTGAATTTGCCAATGTCAGAGTGATTCATGCCGCATCTGACGCGCCGCTGGTAAATATTACCGCTAACGACGCAATTTTAAACGGGTTGGAATCAGTCGATTATCAGGTTGCTTCATCGCGTTTTGAAGTCGAAACAGGCACCTATGATATCGGTGTAACGGCTATATTGCCGGGTGAAAATGCCGAAGTGTTGCAAGCAGATGTCACCCTGGAAGCAGACATGAATTACGATGTATTCGCTGTGGGCAGTGTAGCAGACGATAGTTTAATGTTGCTGCCGGTAACCAGCGAAGAGACCGCCGTTGAAGCGGGCAATGCGCAGGTGCAAATTGTGCACGCAGCGTCTGATGCGCCGACGGTCGATATTTATGTGACTGCGCCGGGAGCCGCACTGGCTGATGAGCAGCCTCTGGCTACCGCGGCCTTTATGGATGCTACAGGTTTGGTACAAGTGCCAGCCGGTGACTATCAGATTAGAATTACCCCGGCAGGTAGTACCGATGTGGTGTTCGATTCGGGTACGGTAGCTCTTGCCGATGGTGCCGACTTACTGGTGGCTGCCACTAATAACGTGGGAAGCGGTGATTCACCTGTTACATTATTGGTTGCTGATGGCACCAGTGCGGTGAAGCTGTGGGATGCTGACGCAACCGCCGATATTCGCGTTGTTCATGGTATTAGTGATGCGCCTGCGGTCGATGTGATTGCCAATAATGCGGTCACTCTGGTAGATGCTCTGGCGTTTCCAGCGGCTACAGGTTATCTGTCGGTTGCTCCGGACGACTACCTGGTTGACGTGGTCGCGGATGCCGATAACAGCGTGGTTGCTATTGATGATGCGGCGATTACACTTGAAACGGGCATGAGTTACACGGCGATTGCCAACAACACACTTGCCGCGCCGGAGCTGGATCTATTAGCAGACATGCCGCGTCGAGTGGCCACCGAAGCTCGGGTCAGAATTGTGCACGCGTCTCCGGATGCGGGCAGTGTCGACATTTATGTTACAGCTGACGGTAACATCGACAGTGTCGACCCGGCGTTTGCTGGCGTTGATTATACAACCGATGCACTGGCGGAAACTGGTTATGTAGGTTTAGCTGCGGGTGAATACGTGGTCACCGTGACTGCCGCCGGAACCAAGCAGCCAGCGATTGAAACGGGGTTGCTGATGCTTGAGGCGGGTAGCCTGTACACGGCGATTGCTGTCAATGGCTCCATGGAAGCTGCGCCGCCACAACTTATTCTAATGGATGACTTTTAA